Part of the Candidatus Glassbacteria bacterium genome is shown below.
ACTCAGTATGCGCTGGATATCGGTGCCGTCGCACTTGTCGCAACTCAGCTCGGGAGTTTCGTTGATCCCCTGCAGGACCTCGAAACGCTTTCCGCAGCTTTTGCACTGGTATTCATAGATCGGCATCTGTGAACCTCTCGCTTAGGTTGTCGCTCACTGCATTTTCTTCCCCGATGTGAAAATGCAAGAGTCGTACCACACCGGCCGGTTATTACGGCAACCGCCGACAGACTAAAGAAAATAAAACACTTAGCGAAATTCCGCAAGGTTCCTGCCAGTACTTGATAAAAAATATACTGCCTGATTGGCAGTATATGCATGCCAATTGAGCGGCCATTGATTTTCATCGATGCCGTCTAATCGACGGCGGCAGCGGATTCACTCCCGGTTTCAGTCAGCTCGAAGCTTACGCTGTCCCCGCTTTGATTGCAGGATGCCGAGATCACCGCGCCGCGCCGCGGTTCGCCCTCGAGGATAAAGCGGGCCAGCGGACTCTGGATCTTGCGGTTGATCAGCCGCTTGAGCGGGCGGAGCGCCGATCAGGCGGGCTGATAATAACCGGGAAGCATTACGGGATTGCCGGCGAAGAAACACTCAGGCCAGATCGTTCTGCTCGCGGTAGCGCTCGGCAAGCACGATCGCCACGCAGACCAGCAGCAAGGCGGCAGCGGAGGCGATAGCGGTGTTCAGCAGGCGCCTGGGACGGTACTTGTACTCAGGCACCACCGGCTCGTCGAGCAGCACGGCGCTCGGGGTGTCGTCGGCCTCGTTGATCCTGGTTTCCTCGTACTGGGCGGTAAGCAGGAGCAGCAGCTCTTCCTGGACTTTCAGGTCCCGGAAAATCCGTGCGAAATCGAGCGAAATCTGCGGCATCTGGCTTTCAATCTTGGCGATAGTCCGGTCCAGCTCGTTGATCTCCTTCTTGAGCATCGCAATGTCCGGGTGGCGCGAGCGGTAGTACGACTGCATGACTCTCAGCTCAACCGACATGACCTCGCGCTTGGCCTCGATCAGCGCCAGCATCTCCAGGTTGCCCCGGACCGGCAGGAGGAGCAGCTCGCCCACGCCGCCCGGCTCCTCGGCAGGGACCACCAGGTTGCGGTCCTCCTGAAAACTGCGCAGGCTGTCTTCGAAAATGGTCAGCTGCGCCCTGGTCTCCTCGATTCTTTCTTCCAGGAATTGCCTTTTCGTACCGGCGGTATGGATACCCCTGTCGGTGAGAATGTTGTTGAGCTGGACGAAATATTCCGCGGCCATATCCCGCGCAAGCTGTGGGTCTTCTTTCGCCTCGACCGTAATCACCACCTGTCCCTCGGGCGGGAAATCGATCCAGGTGTGCCCCTGCAGTTCCTCGCGGGCCAGGAAGCGGTACTCGGAATCGTAGACTGTCTGGAGATCGAACTTATCGATCAGCGAGTCGGCGACCGTGCGGCTGTTGAGAATCACGACGAACAGGTACTGCGACTGGCTCATCGCCCCGATCCCGCTGGCGATCCGGCTGATCCCGCCGGGCAGGTCGGGAATCCGCGACAGGAGCATCCCCAGCCCGCTGAACGAGGAATTGTCCTGGGGCGGCATGATCACCGCCGTGGAACGGTACCAGTGGGGCAGGAAAAAGAAGTTGACCACGGCGGTCCCGGCTCCGGTCAGCAGGCAGACCATGAAGATGAGCCTCCAGCGCCTGAGCAGCAGGGCCACGGTCCGCATGGGATGCAGGTCTCTTTCCGCCATCGGTTTACTCCGTAAATTTATCTGAACAGGACGATAATCAGCGTGCCCAGCACGCCCGCTCCGATCGTGATATACCGATCCGGGCGGAACTTCTCCGGCACGTAGATCATATCTCCCGGATAGACCGGGTCGGTGAGGGCGGCGTCGTACTCTCCGCCGGTGGAGCGCCGCAGGACTATTTTATCCGAGCTTCCCAGCCAGTTCGGGGCGCCGGCATGGCCAAGATAGTCCTGGACCGTCCAGCCCGGCCGGTACTGGTATTCACCGGCGAAATTAGTGCTGCCGGTAACGTAAACCCAGTTTTTCCTCATCGGGAACTCGTAGTACTGTCCCTTCTCCAGCGGTGCGGTCAGCATATCGCGTGTTAAGGCCTCCACTTCCTCACTGCTGGGCACCCCCCTGCTGACCATCACGTTGCCCACCAGGCTGGTGTCGTCCATCTGGGGCACGCCGGTCAGTTCCAGGAGGTCGAGCAGGGTTTCACCGGGGAAAAACTCAACCGCATACTGGGTTTCCGCATCCTTTATGTTGTTGTTGATCCGCACCGAATCCGTGCCGTAGATATACGGGAAGCGGCCGCTTAAAATAACGTAATCCTCTACGGCGGGGACTTCCACAATCGCCCCGTCGGAGAGCTGCGGGTTGTCGGCAAGCTTGCCGCTCGATTTGTAGCGCAGCATGTCCACTTCTTTCAGCAGCTTGCGGTCGTTGTCGTAGAGTCTGATCCTGCGCATGCTGCCCCCCGGCTGGATACCGCCGGCGACCCGGATCAGGTCGTTGACCCGGTCCAGGGCCGTGGCCTTGAACGCGCCGGGGGTCCGGACAGCCCCGGTGATATAGGCTCTGAACGTGCGCGGATTGACCAGGGTCAGCGAAATCGTGATATCCCGGGTGAAATATTTGTGCAGCTTCTCCGCCACGTGCCTTTCCGCCTCGGCCAGCGACAAGCCGGCCACGTCCACCACCCCCTCGGGCGGGACCAGCAGCCTGCCCTCGGCGCTGACATACATGCTTTTGCTCACGGCCGGTTCCACGCCCCAGACGGAAAACATGATCAGTCTCCCGGACCCAGCAAATATTTTTCCCGGTCAATCGCGCCCTCGAGCGGGATCAGCTCGATATCCCGCATATCGAGCGTGGGCTTGCGCTCATCGTCTAGAATTTCGTCCTCGAACACGCCGGGCAGCGACTTCCGCGTCCTGTCCAACTGGCCCACCGCCGGCAAAGCCGGGATCACGGCCAGCAGGACCATCAGCAGGCAAACCCTGTCAAGCGCTCGTATCATCATCAATTCCGGTTGAGAATAATTCCCGGTTAACCCCGGGCGCTGGTCAACAGCCTTAACAACCCGGCGGAACAGGCCATAAATTAAATACTATGCCGATTTAAAACAACCGTTAAATTAGAACGTTACGGACACGGCCACACCGGACCGTGCGGATTTTACCCGGCTGTCAGCGGCAATCAGGGAGGGGGGCCAGTGGATTTTGCAATTTATCGCGACCAGAGATGATTGTACTTGCAATCCGCCGCCTTGTCCAGTAAAAAGCTCGTTTCAGTGTTTACAGCCCTCTGGCCGGCTAGTATGTTGAGATGGGCGTAGTGAAGAGGATTGTATCTGCCTGAACTGAACCCGGATAGGGAATGAAAGCGGGAAAATTTATTATCTCCGTACTGGCCGGCGGCTCGCTGGCCCTGGGCGGCCGTCTGGCACTGCGGGCACGCAAAAAGCGCCTGGCCGAGGCCCGCAGGGTACGCAACCTGCTGGTGCGGATAGTCAATCTGGCGCTGCGCACTCTCTCCGAGATGCGCGGCGGAGGTAAGGTAAGCGCCTCGGAAGCATATTATTTCACCTGGATTACCGAGCGGGCAGCCGCCAGACACCATATCGAGATGCCAAGCTTCAAGTTCGGCGTGCGCGACGGGGCGCTGGCCAGCAGCAGGCTGACCCTGATCCTGCGCAGGATGTTGCGCGACGGAGTATTAAAGATCGAAGACAGCTACCTGGAACCGGTCTGGGACGCGGAGTTGCCCGAACTGGACGACAAACAGCAGACGGTACTCGAAAAATGCGGCATGATTATCGACGAGGTGGCAGCGCAGTGGGACGACGAGGCGCCCGAGGACCGGCTTGTGCGGTTCGGCAAACTGTTCAAGTAAACTTGACAGCAGCCGGCTAAGAGTGGATAATCGGAACAGGTTGTAAAATTTAACGAATCACCGCCGCGGGACAGACAATGACCAGGCCACTGGACCACATTACAGTCCTCCAGCAGATCAATTTCGCCGAGCGGGTGCACCAGGACCAGCAGACTCACCCCGAGCTGACCATGCTGAAAGCCCAGACCGCCGGGCGGCGGATGAAGGCCGAGGAAAGACAGCGTCCGAACCCGACCACTTCCACCAGACGCACCGGTGTCAGGCTCCACGGTGAAAACTACCGGGCAGTCCGTCACAGCAGCGGCGCCAGGGTGGACCTCAAGGCCTGAGCTCCAGCTCATCGGCGGTTCCGGCCGGCCTTTTCGACTCCACAATCTCCACGCAGATATCCCGCAGAATCCGTCGCGCCCGGCCGTTGGGCATCAGCCAGTTATTGCCCATGATCGAGAATGCCACTTTCTCGCCATCGCCGGTCCAGGTGTACCCCGAGAGCGCGATCACCGATGCGATAAAGCCGGTCTTGGCGAACAGCCGGCCGGCGGCCCGGGTATTGCGCAACTGGCGCAGACCGTTGTCGCGCCCCCCGACCGGCAGGCTGGCCACGAATTCCTCGTTGTGCACATGGCGGTCCATCCAGGCCAGCAGCCGGATAAACATGTCGGTGGTAACCAGATTCAAGCGCGACAGCCCCGAACCGTCCTCCAGGCGCAACTGCCCGATATCCACTCCCAGTGAGCTCAGCACCCGCTTCTCCACGTCGATACCACCGGCGAAACTGCCCTCGCCGCCGGCTGCCGCTCCCAGGGTAAACAACAGCTGCTCGGCGTAAAAATTATGGCTGCGCTTGTTGATCACTTTAACGATTTCCGTCAGCGGCGGGCTGGTTATCTGGCCGACCAGCGACGGGGCGCGGTCGAGATAGTCCGGCTCCTCGCTCCCGCCGACCAGTACCTCCACCGGCCCATCGATCCTGATCCCCCGTCGCGCCAGGGCGTCGGCGAACGCCTCGGCGGCGAAACGGCCGGGGTCCTCCACCGCCACATGCTCCAGGTATCCCAGGCTGCCGCGGTAAATTCCGCCGCCGAGTGAAATCTCTCCTCCCGGAGTGTCGCGGGCGATAATCAGCCTGCTGTCGATCCGGCGGGCCACAGTCCGGGCGCGGTTGGCGATCGAGAACGGCGAGTTTTCGGGCTTGATTTCCAGCCGGGGGCGTTCCCCCGCCCGGCGGGCGGGCCACACCTGCACATCGATTGTGTTGTCGTTATAGCTCAACGCGCTGGCCGGTGCCGCGTACCACCAGGCCAGGTCCTCCCAGCCCCAGCCGCTGGCCAGGTACGGAGGTTTGAACAGCGAGTTATCGGCCAGCAGTCTCCCGCGGACCCGCGTGATCCCGGCCGATTCCACCTGCGCGGCCAGGCTGTCCCATGCCGAATGGACCTCCGGCCAGAACCGGTTGGAGATTGTCGGGTCGCCGCTGCCACGCAGCACCAGATCGCCGGCCAGCACTCCGCTGCTGTCGATTCTCCCATCGGCCATGACTGTCGTGCGCCAGCGGTAACCGGCGCCCAGCCTGTCGAGTGCAATCGCGGTCACCAGCAGCTTGAGGTTGCTGGCCGGCAGATAGCGCCTGCGGGGATTGAGATGCACGAGGTCATCGCCGCGCTCCAGCGATCTGATCTGCACTCCCCAGTCGGCGGGGTCTTGGCGGTAGCGGCCCAGCACCTCCATCACGGCTTCCTCCAGCTGCTGGTTGGCCGCCTGTGCGGCAGGCAGCGGGCCGGTCTCCACGACAACGGCGGACATCATCAGGAAGATGACAGCTTGAACGTAACGCATCATTTTTTTACCATCGATGGTTTTTTGTCGGCGACGAGTTGCTCGTGAGAATGTTATTCGGAGACGGACAGATTGTCAAGACAGGAGCACAACCGCGCGGCCGCCGCTCTGTTGGTTTTGCGGTAGATTTAACGATGATGCGGCTTTGAGCGGGATATCCATAATCTGGAATCCTGTTTTCCTTGACACGCCTTTTTTAAAGACTATCCTTCAAGTACAGCTTCGGTTTAGTTGACTCGGTTTGCGCCCTCCTATCCGGATGCAGCGCGGTTTCAGACTTCCCAGTTTTTGAAGCTGTCGGGAACACCCGCGGGTGTATTGTCTGCGACAGCCAGACGACAGGGTCTCCGGATCAGGGCCGTATTAGCTGTGCTTTTCGCTCAATAATATTTCATGGATGAGACAGCAGTTCGGGGGGTGGAAGGTGAATCTGCATTTTCAGGCACCGGGCTTCGGGCCGGCAGAGGATGGATTGTCTCCGCTGGTTTTCCCGCCCGGCAAAACGAAGCTTCCGGCCGGCCACAGGCCATCGCGGCTCTCACTGGATGGGTTGCTGCGGATGGACAAGCTCGAACTGATCGAGCTGCTGTGGGAGGTCGATCCCAAGATGCACCGTATCCTGGCCGAAAGCGAAACTATCCAGCAGGCCCGCAATAATCTGTTCAACTACCTCAACGACCTCGAACGCACCTATTTTAACATCTACGCCGACAGCCGCCTGAGCGAACTTCACGACGTCGAAAAGAAACACGCGAAATGGTGCGTCCGGGTGTTCAAGAACCTTATCCGCAGCGAAAACGAGCAGTTGGCTCATGGCAGTTCATTGAGCTTGCTGTGGAAAATCGCCCATCACCGGCCCAGGGCGATCTCCGGTGTGGGCGAGGGATTTTTGTGCGAGATGGTTTTCCTCTCGCTGGGAATCGACGGCAAGTTCGCTTTCTACCGCCAGCACGCCAGTCTCGAAGCCGAGCCGGAAGCGGAGGAGACTCCGGGAGTGCTGCGCTCCCGGCTCCTGGACCGCTACGCCGACCATATCCGGGATTACATCAGCCGCTACCGCAGCGGGCTGGATGGAGACATCGTGCGGATGCACGGCAGGCAGCGGCGGAAGATGATGAAGCATTTCGGCGTAAGTGAGGCCGAGTGGAACGACTACCGTTGGCAGCTGAAACACATTATCACCAGAAAAGAAGAGATCGAAAAGTTTATCGAGTTAACCGGCACGGAACGCGAGGGCCTGGACCTTGCCCGCCGGCACAATGTTCCGGTGCAGATAACGCCCTACTATCTGAGCCTGTTCAACCCGGAGGCGGGTACAAGTATCGACCGGGCCGTGAGGGCGCAGGTGCTGCCCAGCCCGCAATACGTAATGAGTGTCGCGGAGGCGCTGGCCAGCGGCAAGACACTGGATTTCATGGGCGAGGCCTCCACCAGCCCGATTCATGGAATTACCCGCCGCTACGTGCAGATTCTGATCCTGAAGCCGTTCGGCAGCTGCCCGCAGATCTGCGTTTACTGCCAGCGCAACTGGGAGCTTAAGGAGCTTGACAACTACCGGATTAACCGGGCCGAACTCCAAAAGGCGATCGAGTGGATCAGGGACAACAGCAGCATCGAGGAGGTGCTGATAACCGGCGGCGACCCGTTGACCCTGCCCGATGACACGCTGCGCTGGGTGCTCGATTCAGTGGCCGGGATCCAGCACGTCCAGCGGATCAGAATCGGCACGCGCACCCCGATCACCATGCCCGGCCGGATCACCGGCGAGCTGGTGGCGATGCTCAAGAGTTACCAGGAACTGGGACGGCGGGAGGTGTGCGTTATCACTCATTTCGAAACCGGCCTGGAGATGACGCCCGAAACCCTGGAAGCGGTCCGTAAACTCCGCAGGGCGGGAATCAGCGTTTACAACCAATTGGTATTTACCTATTACAACAGCCGCAAATTCGAGACGTTTCA
Proteins encoded:
- the dacB gene encoding D-alanyl-D-alanine carboxypeptidase/D-alanyl-D-alanine-endopeptidase, giving the protein MMRYVQAVIFLMMSAVVVETGPLPAAQAANQQLEEAVMEVLGRYRQDPADWGVQIRSLERGDDLVHLNPRRRYLPASNLKLLVTAIALDRLGAGYRWRTTVMADGRIDSSGVLAGDLVLRGSGDPTISNRFWPEVHSAWDSLAAQVESAGITRVRGRLLADNSLFKPPYLASGWGWEDLAWWYAAPASALSYNDNTIDVQVWPARRAGERPRLEIKPENSPFSIANRARTVARRIDSRLIIARDTPGGEISLGGGIYRGSLGYLEHVAVEDPGRFAAEAFADALARRGIRIDGPVEVLVGGSEEPDYLDRAPSLVGQITSPPLTEIVKVINKRSHNFYAEQLLFTLGAAAGGEGSFAGGIDVEKRVLSSLGVDIGQLRLEDGSGLSRLNLVTTDMFIRLLAWMDRHVHNEEFVASLPVGGRDNGLRQLRNTRAAGRLFAKTGFIASVIALSGYTWTGDGEKVAFSIMGNNWLMPNGRARRILRDICVEIVESKRPAGTADELELRP
- a CDS encoding KamA family radical SAM protein codes for the protein MRQQFGGWKVNLHFQAPGFGPAEDGLSPLVFPPGKTKLPAGHRPSRLSLDGLLRMDKLELIELLWEVDPKMHRILAESETIQQARNNLFNYLNDLERTYFNIYADSRLSELHDVEKKHAKWCVRVFKNLIRSENEQLAHGSSLSLLWKIAHHRPRAISGVGEGFLCEMVFLSLGIDGKFAFYRQHASLEAEPEAEETPGVLRSRLLDRYADHIRDYISRYRSGLDGDIVRMHGRQRRKMMKHFGVSEAEWNDYRWQLKHIITRKEEIEKFIELTGTEREGLDLARRHNVPVQITPYYLSLFNPEAGTSIDRAVRAQVLPSPQYVMSVAEALASGKTLDFMGEASTSPIHGITRRYVQILILKPFGSCPQICVYCQRNWELKELDNYRINRAELQKAIEWIRDNSSIEEVLITGGDPLTLPDDTLRWVLDSVAGIQHVQRIRIGTRTPITMPGRITGELVAMLKSYQELGRREVCVITHFETGLEMTPETLEAVRKLRRAGISVYNQLVFTYYNSRKFETFHLRKLLKRCGVDPYYTFNTKGKEETRDYRVPIARLLQEWTEEARLAPGLTRTDTPVFNVPTLGKSYLQCWQDHEIVQILPDGSRVYRFYPWESMLKLASPYLFTDTPIYEYLKRLQDDGDDVNDYYTIWYYF